The Anas platyrhynchos isolate ZD024472 breed Pekin duck chromosome 6, IASCAAS_PekinDuck_T2T, whole genome shotgun sequence sequence gcagacaggctcctgcagccccaggatcCCGTCTTTGACTCCTCCACCCTTTTCTTATCTTCCCCTTCCAAAGGAAATTAAGTATTTGGCTGCCACCACCATTGCATTGTAGGCATCTGAATAAATTAATTACTCAGAGTTGTTTCTCATCACCACCGTAGTGTGACTGAGGcacaatataaaaatacatcctTAGCTGTGTAAAACCCAGCCAGCACACCAGTGGAGcagaaacttacttttctaCCGTGCCTTTCAGTTTCTCCCTAttctccccccatccctcctcccttcctgcagACACCACGACCAGGACAGGCTCAGCTGCAGACAAGAAGCTGCGCTGGCAAGGCCGGTTGTCTCCAGGAGGCTTTGAAAAGCTGCCCTCTGGACTTGTGCATAGAGGACCAAGTGTTTTTCCTGCTGGCTTTGGTTAAATGGACTCCTTATGGATCCCATTGGTGTGTGCAAGGGGAATGTGCACCGTGTACTCGTTGATCAGTGCAGACGTGTTCCTGAGCATCTCGTGGAACGTGTCAACTGTCTTTCTGTAAACGTCCCTGTGCAGCACGAAGGGACGGAAGAGGTTGAGAGGCTCGGCTCTCTGGAATGTGATGGGGAAGCCCAGCTCTGCCGGTACCTTCCCGTTGCCAATGAAGAAGTGGTAGAGCTTCTTTTCGTGCAAACATTTCTCCAGGAATTTCAGCATGTCCTGGAGCCGGGCCTCCAGCTTCTCCGGGGCCCAGTCCTGACCAGGACGCGCCTGCAGCAGATGCAGCAGCACTGTCTTCAGGTGGTAGTTGGTGAGCCCGCTCGGGCCCGTGAGGCTGCACTGCTTCCCGTGCAGGAAGGAGAGGATCTGGAGGCAGCTGATGTGGCAGGCACCGGCCGGCAGCGTTTTGGAGATGAGCTGGATGAACCTCCTCTCGTACACCGCAAAGGTGAGGAACCAGCGAGTGCTGGAGgggagctctgctgccagctcgTTGCGAGGGAAATGGGAGATGAAGTAAACGTCTGAGTTCTCGTACTGCACCACAGGGGTGAGGTTGAAGGCGACTGATTTCCCTGACCTGAATTTTATCTTCAGGGCTCCCGGGGAGTCCAAGAGGCTAAAAGACAGGTCGAATTCATACTTGTGGGAGATTTTGTTCCAGGCCTTGGTGACTGCGATCTGGAACCACTTCATGACTTGGTCAGCATCAAGATACTGAGTATTCTTGAAGCACAGGAGGTCTTCCATCTCGCTGCTGGGCCTGGAGGTATTGCCTTGGCTGTGGAGAAGGCACAGCATATCTTCCCCTAGTTTAGTCTTGTCACAGATGCAACCCGTCACATCCTCATCTGCCCTGCATACCTTGATAGTGCCGTAACCTTGTTCATCGGGGGGAAAATTGTCCCCGGAGCACCAGATCTGGGAGCGGAAGCAATACGGCTCTGGGGGCGCGAAAGGCACTATCAGGTCACAGACAAAAGGTTTCCGCACCCTCCAGTTCTCGTACATGCTCCCCACACCCATGCAGTCCTCCACTTCCATGTCAGCGTCCCGGTTGCAAACGCTCCTCAAGGCCTCCAGCAGGTCGTCTGCAAAGCCCTCCACCATCTCCCGCATCCTGGCCATGTCGCCAGTGGTGCCCAGGATTCGCTTCTCGTAGAAGCTGGCCAAGGTGGCCTTGTCGGGGAAGGCCACCCCCTTAAATGCCTTCCCCAGGACAGCCATGTCATCCTCTTCTGCTCCTGTGTCCTGCCAGTTCCCCTCCTGGAAATCCTGCCTCCAGAGCTCGATCAGCAGGAAGATGACCATGGAAAGAGCCGTCCACATGTCCCACGGGACCTTTTCCTCTTTGATTTCCTCCACTACCTTTGCTGCCTTCTCCAGAGCCTGCTGTGCAGCTTCCTGGTCTGCGATTTCCTGCTCCAAGCGCAGCTTCTGCAGCCGAAGGCTCTCCTCCCGCTCCTTCATCTTCTGGATGATTTCTTCCGTGTTCTCGGGGACAGTGCCATTCTCTTTAGGGAAGAGGAACGGGTGGTTGATGATCGCTGTAATCACCACTAGGCACACTCGGAAGATTCCCACGGGCATGGCAGTTCCTTccctgaaagagaaagaaaggcagTGACCCATGATTTGGAGCGTATTcccttaagaagaaaaaataaaacaattcccACTTGAATAAAAGCTTTGGCATATTTTCTAACCCTGAAAAAGCTGCTTGAGTTCCTAAGCCAATGCCTGTTCCTACAAGTTACCAACTAAGCTTCCCAAGGAGACTTTATAAAACTTTATTGGTGGCTGGTGAGGATGGAGGGATCTTTCTCATTGAATAAGCTTTGAAGGACACAAGTGTGACAGCATTTGCTACCCTCATCCCACCGCAGCTCTGCGGGACAGCGAGGGAGGGCACATCCTTCTCCCCTCCTTTGAAGCTCACAGgacagaaaggaagagaagcaggagggacattgccagacaaaaaaagagaaggctggAGATGAGCACCACTTGCCCCAGCATAGGCTGGAGGTGCAGTAAGGCAGATGTGGCAgtggcagaggcagggctgtCCCAGCCGCAGCCAGCTTGGATCAGAGCAATGTGCAGTGCAGGCAGCCCCGATGGCACTTGGGTTCCTCCAGGGCTTGCACAAAAAAACTCACACGGTGCTCAGGACAATGCTGAGTGCCCCTCCCTGCGTAACATTCGCTAACAATCCTTTTTTTAGAGCCCATGCACAGATGCTCGCCCTTACCCACTGCTCTGGAGATGGTTTGCTGGCCTTTCTTGTCCCTTCTGCACTCACATTAACTCGCTAATTCATCGAGCAATGGATTAAAGCAGAATTAATGCCCAAAGCTGGGCATTGCAGTTATTCTGTGAGCTCTGTGCCTGGCCACACTTTAAAACTAACCTGGGCTCACTCCCCATTGCCAAGGGCTTTTATCAGCttgccggggcagggcaggaagcGCTGGTGATTTCCGCTGCTTCGTGCTGTGCTCCTTCAGGCTGCGGGCGCTTTCCAAGCTTCAAAATAACATGGCCAGAGGCCAGGGGTGTCCTGCTGCAGTCCTGACTGGGACAACATCGCTCCTGTGCCCTGCTGGGCCCTGAAAGAAGCCTTAGGACCTTCTTGTACCCTTCGAGAGTCTTCCATGCCCAGCTGTCCTGCTTCCAGAGGCTGCCTGCCCCAAGGCTCTGCCAGCAGACAGGGGCAGCCCAGAAATCCCACACCAGCACTGGCTCAGCTGAATTCATTCTCATTTGCACTGGCAGTCCAGGATATCCCCCCCCTGGTTTAGCAGGAGGAGGGTAGGGAGCATGTACGCCTCCTTTTCCCCCAGCCAGCTGCCATCGAGCTCTGGAAGAGGCTCAGGATGGAAACTGGAAGTGAAAACATCTCCAGGTAGCGTGGATTTGCAAGAGGCACGTCTGTTTTCAGCCTTAACAGAGGAAGCTCAGGTCAAAACTGCCCTTTCACTGCTGTAGCTATTCCCAGCAGAAGATGAATGCACACATGAAGCCCTGGAGGTCGGGGATGCTCAGTGGGCAAGGTCAGCTGCAAGGGTGGAAGGGGCAGAGCGTTCCCACATCTCGTCACAGCCAGCTTTCCTGGCCAACGTGGAAAGACCGAATAATACAGGTGAAACCAGTAGCACTGCCTGCTGGGGCGGTCCGTAACAAAGGCTGCTCTCTTCACTCGCTTTCAACTTCAGCCCAAGCCATTTAAGcctgataaaaatatttatgcttgTGCTGGCTGAGACAGCTTTggtgtggggaggagggagggagcccAAATGCTTCCCAGCTGGAGActaccaaaaagaaacactatTGTTTCATCTACACATCATCACATTTAGTGACGTTTCagtcttaaaatatatatatatgtatgtattcaGGAGGTTTTAAGCAGCGAATTCCCAAAGCAATCTTCAGCCTTTTCTGGCCCTGccagtttgttgttttttgtttttgtttttgttttttttccattcaaagCACGGACAATGCCCAGACGTGGCAATAAGCTTTCATCTCGCCCTGTTTTGAAGGCCCTCCTGCACTCCTGTGTGCAAGGTGGAGAGCGAAACAGCGCAGGCAGGAGGAATGCTGGGGTGAGCAGCACGTGGCCCTGCCAGCCCGATGAAGACGGCTGTGCCAAGCTTGGTGCCAGCTCACCGCCGAGCAGCAGTGGGTGCTGGCTGTTCAAACCTGCCTCCGCACCAGAGGAATTGGTTTCCTCCTGGGCTTTTCTGTGTCATTCACTGTTTCAGTGGCTGGGCACTTTGCAGATCTTATGGTTATGATGGCTCCGAACAGGCCTGAGAAGTGAGGGGGCAGGCACCGTCCCCGCTCCAGCTCAGGGAGATAAAAGCAGCTGATAGCCCTGTTGCCTGATGAGAAACAACCATCAGTGGCATCCTCCAGCAGGCTGTACATTCAAAGGCTTCCCCAGGAGCACCTGCAGCCCTCCATGCTCGGCTCCCAGGCAAGTTACACCCATCCTTTCAAGCCTGAAGCAGCCTCCCCTGAAACTGCAGCCTGCATGTGCCCTGAGCCCAATAACCCTCCATCTTCTCTGAGGACACAGGAGAATATTTCCCTTTCATTAATcgcccttctccctccccaggaGATTCTCATACCGCCCgatttctcctccttcccccccaccTCTTCTATTCTGAGCCATGGGAAGCAAAGCCCGCTCTGGCTGGTGTTCAGCAGTAACCCGGGCAGGAGCGAGCTGAAGCTCTGATTCTTAAATTAGAAAACCCAAGTGAAGGGACTGACTGTGGTCCAGTCGTGCACTGAAATACACCGAGACGTCATTAACGACACGCTTGATTACTTCCTGCGATTCGGCTGACACAAAAGGCGGCGCATAGGTGACTGCCCCAGTGTGCTTCACTTCGGTAGGCTGCAAGAAAAGCGGGGATTTGAAGAGATGATAGCAACTGCAGCTGGTTGGGAGCGTTTTTCATTGAAAGCTGCCAAGTTTTCAAAAGCAGAGCTTTCAGGGGAACAAATATAATGTTTGAGAAGGTCCCTGAGGTCTGTAAAGGACTCTGCAGCCTGTTGTACTAGACAGATGGATCGTCCAGAGCAGCCACTGACCTGCACTTGGGCTTTTTTGCTGGGAAGACACAAATCCCAAACTTAATTAGTGCACTTAATTACTCAACCTCACACCACTGACACTGCTGGTTTTCTATGATCTCCTCATCACTGTTCACAGAGCAATCAAAAGGCCTTTGCTGGCTCAGGGTGGAGAGTGAGGGTGGTTTTCCTTTGAGTTTATGTATAAAGCTTCAGAAATGGATGTGCTGGATAGATGCTCATGGAAAAAGACAAGGGTACTACTAGAGGGGGCAACACACTGCTGAAAGGATCAGTGTGGTGTCTGCCATTAGCTGCTGGACGTTTGCTCAAATTTTGCCTGTTTTACactaagaacaagaaaaaagattttaattttacatgcaCACATTCAAGAACAGAGCACACATCTCTACCCTTGTAGTCTGATCATTTACTCGGGATGACAAAAACTTCTTTTGAAAGCTCTCCTCCGAATTCAGGAGGGGCTGGCAGTAATTGAAGTTTTGGTCTCCTTCCCAGCCCCTGAAGCTGCTGCCCTcatcacttggctgccttcaGGTCAATACTCTGCTCGCCTGTTTGGACCTGGGCTTCCACAGGAATCAAGGAATTGGCATTGGAAAGACTTCAGTCAAACCTATCTGGTTCTTGAGACTATTTTTACTAAAGAAGCACTTTCTGGGGTGGGCAGGGTCCGAGTACTATTTTGGTGAAGAATTTCAGCCCAGGATCCAGTGAGGTTTCCTCCCAGGGCCAGAACTGGGAGGCTGTGGGTTACCCGGTGTCACGGCAGGATGGATGCTGCCAGCAGAGAAGAAACTGCACCCAAGAGGAGAAACTGCACTGCGTCTCCAGACAGGAGTTTCCAGGTTCACCAGAGTCAGCCAGGTGGGGCTGCCAAGGTGCTGGACcctgggggaggctgcagggcccTTGTGGCTGGGGCAAACACACACAGCCCACGTACTGGGACAAGCCCCAGGGTGACAGAGGGTTTATTGCACCAGTCTGCTCTTCCCACCTGCAGCATACGTGTTAGCATGTATGACCACGTCTGGTTTCCACCCGGGGATGTCTCCTGGCACAGACAGCAAGAGCCCAGGGGCTCAGATGAGGATCCTCAGCTGGTTTCCACCGCCCAGACCCCACTGTTGCAATGAGAAAACATCCCCAGATGTGCTCAGAGTATCCTGCACTTCCTACTCAGGCCACGTGCCCGCTGGCCTTTGTTTTGCTGTCCGAGAACACGTCAGCCCTTCGCACCACCCGTGAACATCCCGTGCCAGTGGGGTCAGTCGCCCAGCCCCAGTCGGACATCCTGCCCAACAGTGGGCTTTCGGAAGCCGTACCTTCCTCCCGGGACAGCAGGTCAGCTATTTCCAAGGAAACGCTGATGCTCATCCTGTGTACGGGGCTGGGGAGCCCTCCCTTCCCACCGGCCGGTGGACTCGGCTGGACAAGCACCTGAGAGGCATCACTCTGGAAGCAGCCCAGCTCCCACAGGACCTGCATGTCGTGGGCTCCACACGAAGCTCCGCATGAGCACCGATCGTGCCAGCACCACTGCAAGCAGAGGAGTGCCCTGCCTGCTCTAGGGAGGATGGGGATTCGTTCTCATTTCTTCCACTCATTCACTGTCTTTGCCATCAGGAAGCCTTTCCTCACGCTTCATTAACTCTTGATGCAGTTTGAGCCCCTAGCTTTCCAGTGAGCATTGTGAGTAAAAGCAGGACaggctgtttcttttcattttgcaggacttaaaatatttagaggctctcccctgccctcctgcttcATCTTTCTCTGCCCACGGATCTGTTTGTGAGATGTTGCCATAATATCCCATGGCTCCTCTTCCTCCGTCCCCAAAACCTGGATAGGACAAAGAGCTCCCTTTCTGGCGCATACGGAGGTATTTACCATCTAGTGCTCTTTCCCAAAACCTACACAGATACAGGACTTGTTAGATTTTCAGTTTCATCAGTGCACGGGGGATTTTTCTGGGTATTTCTGAGTCACCATTTCATTAGCAGCATGCCATACCTGTGTGCACAGAAAGAACATGACTCtggccctctcctcctgccaccaGGAGCTGTCAGCCACCATAAAGGACACCTGTAAAAGCTGCTAAATAAACCCAGAGCCACGCCGTGCCCTCAAAGCACTTGCTGTCTGTAAGGCTGGACACAAGAGGTGATACCCACAGAGACCAGGAGATAAACCAGCACGAGGAGGATGTTTCTCAGCATCCTGCCTGTTGCCTGAATGTCTCTCTGCTTTTTAACTGTGCAAGCCAGCTCAGCTCTTGCCAGCAAGCAGCACGTGGCAGCCAGTGCAGTGCCTCGGGTTCCCCCCTCTATGGCCAGGAAGGGTTTATTACAAATTGTAACAggctgctggctgtgagggATGCAGGAGGGGAAAGGTAGGAAGTGTGTCTGTGGCTCCCACCCACGTACTGGGCTGTTGTGGTAGGATCCCGGCCAGGAACAGCTTGGCTTTTTAAGCTGAATAAATTTTATCTGTTAATTGAGAGGAGAACAATTGGAGTAGACCGAACTTTTATggttttaggaaaagaaaaaacacatgccaggactaaaaaagaaaagaaaagttggCTTACCAACCTCGGCAGCTCCCTCCCCCTCAAACCAAGCGCGATGGGAGCCAGGTACTTCCCTTGCACAATCTTTCATCAGCACAGATGgtcacaaacaacaacaacaacccccCTCTACCTCACTGAAGGGCTGTAATGTCAGTGACAACGTGAGGAGCGATGCCACTGCACTCGTGCTGGctggcctccacctggagcTCACGATGGGATCATCCCAGGAGCTCTGGCTGTCACCCCCTCAGATACACGGTGGCTTATTGGTCCAGGCGGAACAGTCACCTCGTGGAAGGGTGTGCGAAGACAAAAAGGGATAAATTGCCAAGATCTTTGTTCACACCTGCCCTCCTTTTCCCGGTTAATTCTCAGCAaggtgaagaaaatgaaagcagtgttaaatcagCCAGCAGTTACTCCGACACTCCTCACCCTTCAGCATATTCCCTGCATCCCTACGCACCCAACTTCACTGTGTGTTGTACGTACATTGATACGGGTGCTTCAGTATGATAGGGGCTGCAGGAAACCTTACTAGAAAGTTGGTTTCCCAGCAGGGATACACCATCCCAGCTCATCCAAGAAGAGCACACGTAGATACTGGCACAGCTCAGATGTGACTTGCAGAATGATTGTGGTTTATGTGTGACAAGGAGGTCCCATGGCAGTCACGTAATGAGGAGCTTTTATATGCTACAGACAGTAGAAAGCACATGCCTCTAATTGCCAAATGCTTCCACATTGAGaagcaaaaacagcaaaaaaaattgtCATTGTGGGCTGGAAATTTACTTGGTCTGAGGTCTCCCACTCCATCCCAGTCCTGACTCAGTGGCAAAGCAATGCAGCTGTGtcaggagccctgcaggcccccAAGTGTCTGCTTCAACAGGGCTCAGAAGCACTGGGTGAGCCTGGTGGTCTGTGTGATATTGGAGCATTGTTTTGATAACTGGTTGCAGCTGCTTGTATTCAAACAGTCGGGGAGGAACAGTATTAAAAAGCTGGCTGTGGTAGCAAAAACGTCaccacagaaatgaaaagcaacgCTTTATTCCATTGCCTAAAACCCCGGCTTttctataaaatacaaatatagttccttaaataaagcaaaaacacCAGACCGTGGAACCCCTGAAGGGCTGGGCGGAGGGCGTGGAAGGAGAAGAGAGCAACAAAGAGCGATTTTGCTGCAACACTTCCTCTGTTCTCACAAGCAAACTCACTGCTCGCACAGCCTTTCCTCTGCTTTCACTAGGACACTCCCTGCTCACAGCACACCAGCACGGGCAGGAAGCGTCAGGCCCTCTTCCTTCATCGCGTAGTGGCTCTAGAAGTGAGCAGGGGAAACAACACAAACACTCTGGGAAGCAGTAAGCCCGTTCTTGGCTCACTCCTCATAAACCCATGGACTGCCAAGAGACACGCACGCACACAAATATCTTggctgcagagcactgctggCTATCCCCGCTTCTCAAAACTAGTTCGGATGAATAAAAACCAGAGGAGAGAAGCAAAGCcatacaagaaaacaaaccgTCCCCCTTCTGTGCGGTATTTCCACGAAGCTCATCCTTCAGTGGTCACCAGCTCGGGGCCATTTGCACCCAAATGAGTGACTCAGAGCAGCCGATTGCTGCACGCACCCGGACGTAATCATTTCCATGTGCCCTTCGCTCAGCCCCCTCTGCTCACCAACAAAGGAAGAGATCTTCACgctcttcctttccctgaacTGTTTGTAAACTGACTGCTGGGAAGCAAAACTCTGGAAGTGTTTAATGGGGTAAGAGTGATGCAActtgcagtgctgcagcaaAAGACCCAAACGCGCATGTGAGGGCTGTGAGGACACGTGGTTCTTATTTGGGATGTGTGGGGTGAACCCAAACGCTTGCTTCCTTTATAACATAAGCACCACAAAGGAGGGCTTTGTTTGAGAGCCAAGGGGCAGGCTCTGCACGCTTACAGGCTGCCCTAGGATGTAATGGGAACTGTGAGTCATGGCTGTGGGGCCCCTGCTCATGGGCACAGAAAtcccctctgcagcagcagtcAAGGAGCTTAGCTTGGGAGCAAAGAGCTCCCAGCTCTGTGTGGAAGACCGAAAGCATCCAGGACCAGCAACAACTGCAAGGCTGAGCTAAAACACGTGCTGTGGGTGACCTGCAGCGCAGGCACGTCCCTCTCGGTTGGCATTTCCTCCTGTAACTCTTTAAGAGCCTGGGATCACAACCCGCACCCGTTCCAACAGCACGAAGCAGCCTCGGCTCAACGAGGAGCTGGGATGGATGTCAGCCAAGCACCTCCTGACTGCCTTCTGTCTTTGGTTGCAGAGGAGCGTGGCCTTGATAATTAGACGGGGCATGGCTAGCTCTTGAGGTCGgactgcagcacagctctgtgtcaAAAGTCACCTGAAGAGTCAAGGTAACTCGTGTCACCGTGTGTTACAGCAGGGGAGAGCCAGCTGAGAAATTCCAGCCACCCAAAATCCAGAGCCCTATCTCATCCTTGCCCCTCCTATCCTGGAAGAAAAAGGTTTTCTCTGTTTATCACCAGTGGATTGCCATTGGCAGCTTAGAAGCAGCTGTACGACAGAAAATCAAGAAATCTAGAAATCACTTTTTTCTAAAACCAGTGGCAGTCAGGTGCCTGAACATTCAGGGG is a genomic window containing:
- the ITPRIP gene encoding inositol 1,4,5-trisphosphate receptor-interacting protein, encoding MPVGIFRVCLVVITAIINHPFLFPKENGTVPENTEEIIQKMKEREESLRLQKLRLEQEIADQEAAQQALEKAAKVVEEIKEEKVPWDMWTALSMVIFLLIELWRQDFQEGNWQDTGAEEDDMAVLGKAFKGVAFPDKATLASFYEKRILGTTGDMARMREMVEGFADDLLEALRSVCNRDADMEVEDCMGVGSMYENWRVRKPFVCDLIVPFAPPEPYCFRSQIWCSGDNFPPDEQGYGTIKVCRADEDVTGCICDKTKLGEDMLCLLHSQGNTSRPSSEMEDLLCFKNTQYLDADQVMKWFQIAVTKAWNKISHKYEFDLSFSLLDSPGALKIKFRSGKSVAFNLTPVVQYENSDVYFISHFPRNELAAELPSSTRWFLTFAVYERRFIQLISKTLPAGACHISCLQILSFLHGKQCSLTGPSGLTNYHLKTVLLHLLQARPGQDWAPEKLEARLQDMLKFLEKCLHEKKLYHFFIGNGKVPAELGFPITFQRAEPLNLFRPFVLHRDVYRKTVDTFHEMLRNTSALINEYTVHIPLAHTNGIHKESI